The following are encoded together in the Pedobacter steynii genome:
- a CDS encoding SusC/RagA family TonB-linked outer membrane protein gives MKKRITLLIVFVLMSCLWSFAQDRTIKGLIQDKQGAPIPGVSIKLKNSKIGTSSGPNGAYAIVVPGNGVLIYSAIGYTSQEIAVGNKTQLNVVLTEESRGLSEIVVVGYGTSQKKDVTGAISSIRATQLENENPQNVSDLLRGNIAGLSVKLNSSAKGGGDLLVRGKTTLSAGTAPLIVLDGVIYNGQLSDINPNDIEAVDVLKDASSLAVFGAKAATGVIAITTKKGKSEKPTITFNTNFGIAELAQDMKTYEGQAFLDWRADAKRSGAATPPYLYNDPRSLPEGVTLTQWLNGQNGDPVDLWLNRLGLLANEKANYLDGKTVDWYNEVFRRGLRQDHTLSMGGKKEEISYYMSLGYQKNENLIKGGQFSTFRARLNLEGQAAKFLTVGMNLQFADRDEGSIEANWNQLINISPYGDMYNPDGTLRRIPTDDNGSNARNPFLNMTYNSRMDKQTTLFASLFAKVKLPFGITYQLNFSPGLDNFRLFNHSSSANPDVTTPGGIVTRAQETRYNWQVDNLLKWNKTIGEIHNFDVTLLANGEKYQTWWTQAGNQGFIPADVLGYHNIASGIKPSVNSEDKVYTGDALMARLGYSLMQRYNLTLSVRRDGYSVFGVQSKRATFPAAAFAWTFTEESFLKSLTWLNYGKLRFSYGINGNRDLRNPDNNTVDPYAALSQLVIDKYQTVDGSGTASEVNTVVIGSRMSNPKLKWEQTASFNAGLDFSIFKERIGGSIDVYSKKTTDLLVRPSLSSVGGYVNVYSNLAQVNNKGIEFNLNTKNITSGNITWNTSFNFFMNRNKIVKLATPADDPGNGWFIGKDIDVIWDYKILGVWQEDEVAEANKFNKGIKPGDFKLQDLDGNYSYDDKDKQFLGYKSPRFNWAIRNEFNIYKNFDFSFQVVSNWGQYKRNDQPKNQPGSVGFSRMNSYVTPYWTPSNPINDYARLASGLSGTNFAVYRKNSFIRLNTVALAYSIPKNLLDKIRIKGAKVYMNVNNAAVYSPDWNFWDPENDGPTPRYYTLGLNLSL, from the coding sequence ATGAAAAAAAGAATTACTCTTCTTATTGTTTTTGTGCTCATGAGCTGCCTATGGTCCTTTGCTCAGGACCGTACCATTAAAGGCCTCATTCAGGACAAACAGGGAGCGCCAATTCCCGGTGTATCCATTAAACTTAAAAACTCAAAAATCGGCACCTCTTCGGGACCGAACGGGGCTTATGCCATCGTTGTGCCGGGGAATGGGGTACTCATTTATTCGGCGATAGGTTATACCAGCCAGGAAATTGCAGTCGGCAATAAGACACAACTTAATGTGGTGCTTACGGAAGAATCGCGTGGCCTTTCAGAAATTGTGGTGGTTGGTTATGGAACATCACAGAAAAAGGATGTTACCGGTGCAATATCCAGTATAAGAGCAACACAACTTGAAAATGAAAATCCTCAGAATGTGTCAGACCTATTAAGGGGAAATATTGCCGGCTTAAGCGTGAAGCTGAACAGCAGCGCAAAAGGTGGGGGCGACCTCCTGGTAAGGGGAAAAACAACACTTAGTGCAGGTACGGCTCCTTTGATCGTTTTAGATGGGGTAATCTATAACGGACAGTTATCAGACATTAATCCGAATGACATTGAAGCTGTTGACGTATTGAAGGATGCGAGTTCTCTGGCTGTTTTTGGTGCAAAGGCGGCTACCGGTGTCATAGCCATTACCACAAAAAAAGGAAAGAGCGAAAAGCCTACCATCACCTTTAACACCAATTTCGGGATTGCTGAGCTGGCTCAGGACATGAAAACTTACGAAGGGCAGGCTTTTCTGGATTGGAGAGCTGATGCGAAACGCAGTGGTGCTGCAACACCACCCTATTTGTACAACGATCCAAGAAGCCTTCCTGAGGGGGTAACTTTAACACAATGGTTAAATGGGCAAAATGGCGATCCGGTAGATCTTTGGCTAAACAGACTTGGTCTTCTTGCCAACGAAAAGGCAAATTATCTGGATGGTAAGACCGTAGACTGGTATAATGAGGTATTCAGAAGAGGACTGCGCCAGGACCATACCCTCAGTATGGGTGGAAAAAAAGAAGAGATCAGCTATTACATGTCTTTGGGATATCAGAAAAATGAAAACCTGATCAAAGGTGGTCAGTTCAGTACTTTCAGAGCCCGGTTAAATCTGGAAGGTCAGGCCGCGAAATTTTTAACCGTGGGAATGAACCTGCAGTTTGCGGATCGCGACGAAGGATCTATTGAAGCCAACTGGAATCAACTGATTAACATTTCACCCTATGGAGATATGTATAACCCGGATGGTACCTTAAGAAGAATCCCAACGGATGACAATGGATCGAACGCGAGAAATCCATTTCTTAATATGACTTATAATAGCAGAATGGATAAGCAAACGACTTTGTTTGCCAGTTTATTTGCCAAGGTGAAACTCCCTTTTGGAATTACCTATCAGCTGAATTTTAGTCCGGGATTAGATAATTTCCGCCTTTTCAACCACAGTTCTTCTGCAAATCCGGATGTGACCACTCCGGGTGGAATTGTCACCCGTGCACAGGAAACACGCTATAACTGGCAGGTAGATAACCTGTTAAAATGGAACAAAACCATAGGGGAGATCCACAATTTCGATGTGACATTACTAGCGAATGGAGAAAAGTACCAAACCTGGTGGACACAAGCCGGAAACCAGGGGTTTATTCCTGCTGATGTTTTAGGTTATCATAATATAGCCAGCGGGATAAAACCTTCTGTAAACAGTGAGGATAAAGTGTACACAGGTGATGCCCTGATGGCGAGATTGGGATACAGCCTGATGCAACGTTATAACCTGACCTTATCCGTGCGCAGGGATGGATATTCCGTCTTCGGAGTGCAGTCAAAAAGGGCAACTTTCCCGGCTGCAGCCTTTGCCTGGACATTTACGGAAGAGTCTTTTCTTAAATCGCTGACCTGGCTGAATTACGGAAAGTTACGCTTCTCTTATGGCATCAACGGAAACCGGGATTTACGTAACCCGGATAACAATACTGTAGATCCTTATGCTGCTTTATCTCAACTGGTTATTGATAAATACCAGACTGTGGATGGAAGTGGAACGGCTTCAGAAGTGAATACAGTAGTCATTGGCAGCAGGATGTCGAATCCAAAATTGAAATGGGAACAGACCGCTTCCTTTAACGCAGGGTTGGATTTCTCTATCTTTAAAGAAAGGATCGGTGGTTCCATCGATGTTTACAGTAAAAAAACAACCGATCTATTGGTCCGGCCCTCGCTTTCTTCTGTTGGAGGGTACGTGAATGTGTATTCTAACCTTGCTCAGGTAAACAATAAAGGAATAGAATTTAACCTGAATACGAAAAATATAACCAGCGGAAACATTACCTGGAATACCAGTTTTAATTTCTTCATGAACAGAAATAAGATCGTTAAACTGGCTACACCAGCTGATGATCCTGGAAATGGATGGTTTATCGGAAAAGATATCGATGTGATCTGGGATTATAAAATCCTTGGCGTATGGCAGGAGGATGAAGTGGCGGAAGCCAATAAATTCAACAAGGGAATTAAGCCAGGTGATTTCAAATTACAGGATCTAGATGGGAATTATAGCTATGATGATAAAGATAAACAGTTTTTAGGCTATAAAAGTCCGCGCTTCAACTGGGCAATCCGGAATGAGTTCAACATTTATAAAAACTTCGACTTTTCCTTTCAGGTAGTCTCTAACTGGGGGCAATACAAAAGAAATGATCAGCCTAAAAATCAACCGGGCAGCGTAGGTTTTTCCCGCATGAACTCTTATGTGACTCCTTACTGGACGCCCTCTAATCCCATTAATGACTATGCAAGACTTGCATCGGGCTTAAGCGGAACCAACTTCGCCGTTTACCGGAAAAATTCTTTTATCCGATTGAATACAGTTGCCCTTGCTTATAGCATTCCGAAAAACTTATTGGACAAGATCAGGATTAAAGGGGCCAAAGTATATATGAATGTAAATAATGCTGCGGTATACAGCCCGGACTGGAATTTCTGGGATCCGGAAAATGATGGTCCTACTCCCAGATATTATACCCTTGGTCTAAACCTTTCATTGTAA
- a CDS encoding 7TM diverse intracellular signaling domain-containing protein, producing MTKLHHFPLPGPWVKSFVLLLILCAVITQESIAQRVVVIQDQVPHHIFSYGELEYLEDKTNTLTFSDILKPDFNLKFQSNKKYTPKNYHTGSSYWYRFKIKHTRNSSKNWILEFFDQSIHHVSLYVPDTLQQYHAHYFGTEYIFSKREYGHKNFTYDLKNNSDLELTYYVKLKSSQSVGAIIVLRDVHWFIKYALNEYLIFGLFYGMVIVFSLYNLLMFFAVRQKQYLYYVLYNLSIGLYEMSSDGIAFQYLWPDSPWWNEYGFGFALFFSSIFGLMFTLNFLYVKAKAPELHKLIIVVLILRIGFFIWCLFDKHLFSFKLIELIPLLVAYGTGIYILKNRYKPARFFVIGYSFLLIGFAIKILLLLNVSWLPYGPVTYYSLSFCFVIEMILVSFAIGESIRTLRKKKDKAQKRIITQLQINERLQETLNKELSSLVEIRTREVRDKAAIIEKQNEEISVMNAMLEKDNQELHQNIEKVTRARVMSDEVDFAEFSKIYPDRETCFKYLSELKWANGYHCRKCTNAHYLSGFLPYSRRCTKCGYDESVIANTIFQNSRIPINKAFYMLFLVYSTKGKISSHKLSEILLIRQSTCWAYNSKMQKMLEERKKELRNAGEGGWSKLVLES from the coding sequence ATGACAAAACTGCATCACTTCCCTTTACCCGGACCCTGGGTTAAAAGCTTTGTGCTCCTATTGATCCTTTGCGCCGTAATAACTCAGGAAAGCATTGCCCAGCGGGTCGTAGTTATTCAGGACCAGGTTCCGCACCATATCTTTTCTTATGGAGAACTAGAGTATCTGGAAGACAAAACCAATACTTTAACTTTTTCGGATATTTTAAAGCCGGATTTCAATTTGAAATTCCAATCGAATAAAAAGTATACGCCTAAAAATTACCATACCGGTTCCTCGTATTGGTATCGCTTCAAAATTAAGCATACCAGAAATTCATCGAAAAACTGGATTCTGGAATTTTTCGATCAGTCGATTCATCATGTAAGCCTATATGTTCCGGATACCTTGCAGCAGTATCATGCACATTATTTTGGAACAGAGTATATTTTCAGTAAAAGAGAGTATGGACATAAAAATTTCACTTACGACCTGAAGAACAATTCAGACCTGGAACTTACCTATTATGTGAAGCTGAAATCTTCTCAATCAGTGGGAGCGATTATTGTGCTCAGGGATGTGCATTGGTTCATTAAATATGCGCTCAATGAGTATCTTATTTTCGGCTTGTTCTATGGCATGGTTATCGTGTTCAGTTTGTATAATTTGCTGATGTTCTTCGCCGTAAGACAAAAGCAATACCTGTATTATGTCTTGTACAACCTCAGCATAGGTTTGTATGAGATGAGTAGCGATGGAATTGCATTTCAATATTTATGGCCTGACTCTCCCTGGTGGAACGAATACGGCTTTGGTTTCGCCTTATTTTTTAGCAGTATTTTCGGACTGATGTTTACCCTCAATTTTTTATATGTAAAAGCCAAGGCTCCGGAACTGCATAAGCTGATTATTGTAGTTCTTATTCTAAGGATTGGGTTCTTCATCTGGTGTCTGTTTGATAAACATCTTTTCAGCTTTAAATTGATCGAGCTGATTCCTTTACTGGTGGCTTATGGTACAGGAATTTACATTTTGAAGAACCGCTATAAACCAGCGAGATTCTTTGTAATTGGTTATAGTTTCCTGCTCATTGGTTTTGCGATAAAAATCCTGTTGTTGCTAAATGTCTCCTGGCTTCCTTATGGACCAGTCACTTATTATAGCTTAAGTTTTTGCTTTGTTATCGAAATGATCCTGGTTTCTTTTGCCATCGGTGAAAGTATCCGGACGTTAAGAAAGAAAAAAGATAAAGCGCAGAAAAGGATCATCACTCAGCTGCAAATCAACGAGCGCTTACAGGAAACTCTTAATAAGGAGCTGAGTTCATTGGTAGAGATCAGAACCAGAGAGGTAAGGGATAAAGCTGCCATTATAGAGAAGCAGAATGAAGAGATTTCTGTAATGAATGCTATGCTGGAAAAAGACAATCAGGAACTTCATCAGAATATTGAAAAGGTCACCAGAGCGAGGGTGATGTCGGATGAAGTGGATTTTGCCGAATTCAGTAAGATCTATCCCGACCGGGAAACCTGTTTTAAGTACTTGTCAGAACTCAAATGGGCAAATGGGTATCATTGCAGGAAGTGTACAAATGCCCATTATCTGTCTGGTTTTCTTCCTTACAGTCGCAGGTGTACGAAATGTGGGTACGATGAGTCGGTGATTGCCAATACCATATTTCAGAATAGCCGAATTCCGATTAATAAAGCTTTTTACATGCTTTTCCTGGTATATTCCACAAAGGGAAAAATATCTTCACATAAATTGTCAGAAATCCTGTTGATCCGGCAAAGCACCTGCTGGGCTTACAATAGCAAAATGCAGAAAATGCTGGAAGAACGGAAAAAGGAACTTCGAAATGCAGGAGAGGGGGGCTGGAGTAAACTAGTTCTTGAATCCTGA
- a CDS encoding SusC/RagA family TonB-linked outer membrane protein, producing the protein MKKRITEFINPGPLLFAGSILFGLSFGTLNLEAARPATNRVPLKTNPNQLADLRVQGTVTDENGLPLPGVSVKIKGTKTVVSTNSAGKFEIDVPSTTTVLVFSFIGYATREVTVADQKNISIQLKPTSNTLQDVEIVSIGYGTISSKEVTSAVAHVDASQFRQGGARNPLDLIVGKVAGLQLSRSGSNPNTGISVQLRGAVTVNGSSSPLFVIDGIPGGNADLLQQDDIESIDILKDGSGAAIYGTSANAGVIIITTKKGKAGPAAFNYSSYFRKDYMQRRPDYLSADEYRAKILSGELKQKDFGSSTDFYDQLINHDNLSQNHNLALSGGTDKTSYRASLNYRDLEGISRENGREEYGLRLNITQKGLNDRLTAQINLATNFNKANLLGGGGWESESAKNPTLSNYNPDGSYRFDLTSTNEFARLAQETSNRKQQTSSADGKVDLNIIEGLQASLFGSVTRNNYNDGQYRLKASEDSMENTDSRGGGYAYKGTFLSQAYAVEPTLQYKKTLFDKHSISAIGGYSYRYYMEEGSGASNRGFINDLLREDNLNTGAPLSPATASVSSFKNDNTLIAFFGRLNYAFDNKYMAQFILRREGSSKFGTNNKWATFPAVSVGWNLTEEDFMKNYKFIDFMKLRVGYGLTGNSGIANNASRVTLGGGGKYLFPDGNYYETYGPNRNPNPNLKWETKRELNIGLDFKLFEKRLTGAIDVFKRTTKDLLDTYTSPQPPYVRDFLYTNVGTISSKGIEIALSYDAIRHTDFTWSMDVTASTLSNQLDSYSNDIYKVKYKTFGSIGGAGALGDAYTTYEGGKIGVFYGKRFAGFTPDGKWLFYNRNGEAVRNDQINNSRDDLNATDLVPLGNAVPKYYASWTNNFRYKNFDLRIFLRGKFDFDILNTTALTYGNKTWSGNLLRDTFTKFSQIDDTYMYTDYYIEKGSYVKIDEITLGYNFNFKTNWLRKLHVYVTGQNLATFTNYTGNDPDYVLDNGLGNEINGQRLGIDARGPYPSTRSFVVGLNVGF; encoded by the coding sequence ATGAAAAAAAGAATTACAGAATTCATCAATCCAGGGCCCCTTCTCTTTGCAGGATCCATCCTCTTCGGACTTAGCTTCGGCACATTGAACCTGGAGGCCGCAAGGCCCGCCACAAACCGGGTTCCGCTGAAAACCAATCCGAACCAGCTTGCTGATCTCCGTGTTCAGGGAACTGTAACTGATGAAAATGGCCTGCCCCTACCTGGGGTCAGTGTAAAAATTAAAGGCACTAAAACTGTGGTATCCACGAATAGTGCAGGTAAGTTTGAAATTGATGTTCCTTCAACAACTACAGTTCTGGTATTCAGCTTTATTGGATATGCCACCAGAGAGGTTACCGTTGCTGATCAGAAAAACATCTCTATCCAGCTTAAACCTACCAGTAATACCCTGCAGGATGTTGAAATTGTAAGTATCGGCTACGGAACAATCTCTTCTAAAGAAGTGACTTCTGCAGTAGCCCATGTGGATGCTTCACAATTCAGACAAGGTGGGGCCAGAAATCCATTAGACCTCATTGTGGGTAAAGTTGCAGGTCTGCAATTGTCCAGATCAGGATCCAATCCCAATACTGGCATTTCCGTACAGCTAAGAGGAGCAGTTACCGTTAATGGAAGTTCTAGCCCGCTATTTGTGATTGATGGGATTCCCGGAGGAAATGCAGACCTCTTACAACAGGACGATATTGAATCCATTGACATCTTAAAAGATGGCTCCGGAGCCGCGATCTATGGGACCAGCGCCAATGCCGGAGTGATCATTATCACGACCAAAAAAGGAAAAGCCGGGCCCGCAGCCTTTAATTATTCCAGTTACTTCAGAAAAGATTACATGCAAAGAAGACCGGATTACCTTAGCGCAGACGAATACCGGGCAAAAATCCTCTCCGGGGAACTTAAACAAAAAGATTTCGGCAGCAGTACTGACTTTTACGACCAGCTGATTAACCATGATAATCTTTCGCAGAACCATAATCTGGCCCTATCCGGCGGTACTGACAAAACAAGCTATAGGGCAAGTCTAAATTACCGCGACCTGGAAGGCATTAGCAGAGAAAATGGAAGAGAAGAATATGGACTCCGCCTTAACATTACTCAAAAGGGGCTGAATGACCGTTTAACAGCACAAATCAACCTGGCTACCAACTTCAATAAAGCCAATCTGCTTGGCGGAGGGGGCTGGGAAAGTGAATCTGCAAAAAACCCAACGCTTTCCAATTATAACCCAGATGGCAGCTACCGTTTTGATCTCACCAGTACCAACGAGTTTGCCCGCCTGGCTCAGGAAACCAGCAACAGAAAACAACAGACCAGCTCTGCGGATGGAAAAGTAGACCTGAACATTATTGAAGGCTTGCAGGCATCGCTTTTTGGATCGGTAACCCGGAACAACTACAATGATGGTCAATACCGTTTAAAAGCAAGTGAGGATTCCATGGAAAATACAGATTCCCGTGGAGGAGGCTATGCCTATAAAGGAACATTCTTATCCCAGGCATATGCGGTTGAACCAACCTTACAATACAAAAAGACACTCTTTGACAAGCACAGCATTTCCGCTATAGGGGGTTATAGTTATCGCTATTATATGGAAGAAGGTTCCGGCGCTTCCAACAGGGGATTCATCAATGACTTACTCCGCGAGGATAACCTGAATACAGGAGCTCCTTTAAGTCCTGCCACTGCATCTGTAAGTAGTTTTAAAAATGACAATACACTCATCGCCTTTTTTGGCCGGTTGAATTATGCTTTCGACAATAAGTATATGGCTCAGTTTATTCTGCGTCGTGAGGGTTCATCAAAGTTTGGAACGAACAACAAATGGGCAACATTCCCTGCTGTTTCTGTTGGATGGAACCTGACGGAAGAAGATTTCATGAAGAACTATAAGTTCATTGATTTTATGAAGCTAAGAGTGGGCTATGGACTGACGGGAAATTCAGGTATCGCGAATAATGCTTCCAGGGTAACTCTGGGTGGTGGCGGAAAATACCTTTTTCCGGATGGGAACTACTACGAAACTTACGGCCCTAACCGCAACCCGAACCCCAATCTGAAATGGGAAACGAAACGGGAGTTGAATATCGGACTGGACTTCAAGTTATTTGAAAAACGTCTGACCGGGGCAATTGATGTATTTAAGCGAACTACTAAAGATCTGCTGGATACTTATACCTCTCCACAGCCCCCTTATGTCCGCGACTTTCTGTACACCAATGTTGGAACCATATCTTCCAAAGGGATTGAAATTGCATTGAGTTACGACGCGATTCGTCATACTGATTTTACCTGGAGTATGGACGTAACTGCAAGTACATTGAGCAATCAGCTGGACAGTTATTCCAATGACATTTATAAAGTTAAATACAAAACCTTTGGAAGTATTGGTGGTGCCGGAGCACTTGGGGATGCGTATACCACTTATGAAGGTGGTAAAATCGGGGTATTCTACGGAAAGCGATTTGCTGGTTTTACACCAGACGGAAAATGGTTATTCTACAACAGAAATGGAGAAGCCGTTAGAAATGACCAGATCAACAATTCCAGAGATGACCTGAATGCAACCGACCTGGTTCCTCTTGGAAATGCGGTACCTAAGTATTATGCATCATGGACAAATAATTTCCGTTACAAAAATTTTGACCTCAGGATATTCTTAAGAGGGAAATTCGATTTTGATATCTTAAATACAACCGCATTAACTTATGGAAACAAAACCTGGAGCGGTAACCTGCTAAGAGATACGTTCACCAAATTCAGTCAGATAGATGATACTTATATGTATACAGACTACTATATAGAAAAGGGTAGTTATGTTAAAATTGATGAGATCACACTGGGTTACAATTTCAACTTTAAAACAAATTGGTTGCGTAAACTTCATGTGTATGTAACCGGACAAAACCTAGCCACATTTACAAATTATACTGGAAATGACCCGGATTATGTCTTAGACAATGGCTTAGGAAATGAGATCAACGGACAACGTCTTGGTATTGATGCAAGAGGTCCTTACCCGAGCACAAGATCATTTGTAGTTGGACTAAATGTTGGATTTTAA
- a CDS encoding LLM class flavin-dependent oxidoreductase — MKKLLTSIPFSVLDLATVIAGKTPADTFKNSLNLAQHAEEWGYNRYWLAEHHNMISVASSATSVVIGHIAAGTKSIRVGSGGIMLPNHSPLVIAEQFGTLESLFPGRIDLGLGRAPGTDQLTAMAIRGERMNAANSFPQDVLKLQAYFSAENSTSSVRAIPGEGLDIPIWILGSSTDSARLAAALGLPYAFASHFAPAQFLTAINIYRQNFKPSDHLKEPYVLACVNVVAAETDAEANKLVTSLYQLFRGIVTGKRSLLQPPVETMDGIWTEYEEEQAGQMLACTFTGNKETLSHDLQQFLDQTQVDELMVTSHIFDHQARLRSYQILSEVFKGI; from the coding sequence ATGAAGAAACTACTGACATCCATTCCTTTCTCGGTATTAGACCTGGCTACCGTTATAGCCGGAAAAACTCCTGCTGATACTTTTAAAAATAGTTTGAATCTGGCACAACATGCAGAGGAATGGGGCTACAACCGTTACTGGCTTGCAGAACACCACAATATGATTAGTGTTGCCAGCTCTGCAACGTCGGTCGTGATCGGACATATTGCTGCAGGAACTAAATCTATTCGTGTAGGTTCCGGAGGAATCATGCTTCCAAACCATTCTCCACTGGTAATTGCGGAACAGTTTGGAACACTGGAATCCCTCTTTCCCGGCAGAATCGATCTGGGACTGGGACGGGCACCAGGTACTGATCAGCTAACTGCTATGGCCATCAGAGGAGAGCGAATGAATGCAGCAAATAGTTTTCCTCAGGATGTACTTAAGCTTCAGGCTTATTTTTCTGCAGAAAACAGTACGAGTAGTGTCAGGGCAATTCCGGGAGAAGGGCTGGACATTCCAATCTGGATTCTGGGATCAAGTACGGACAGTGCCCGCCTCGCTGCCGCATTGGGACTTCCATATGCTTTTGCAAGTCATTTCGCTCCGGCTCAGTTTCTTACAGCCATCAATATTTACAGACAGAACTTTAAGCCTTCGGATCATTTAAAGGAACCTTATGTATTGGCTTGTGTGAATGTTGTTGCTGCCGAAACAGATGCTGAAGCAAATAAACTGGTCACTTCATTGTATCAGCTATTCAGAGGAATTGTAACTGGTAAGCGGTCCCTGCTACAGCCCCCTGTTGAAACGATGGATGGAATATGGACGGAGTACGAAGAAGAACAGGCAGGGCAAATGCTGGCTTGTACTTTTACCGGAAATAAGGAAACACTTAGCCATGACCTGCAGCAATTTCTGGATCAGACACAGGTCGATGAGCTGATGGTCACCTCACACATTTTTGATCATCAGGCGCGTCTACGCTCTTATCAAATTTTATCAGAGGTGTTTAAAGGAATATAG
- a CDS encoding ThuA domain-containing protein — MAKSILKVKFSVIAFYTAKNDRAHISYVHEANRWFPKMAAKYNFSYDTTSNWANMNEKFLARYQIVLFLDTRPEDPVQRLAFQQYMEKGGAWMGFHFAAFSLAGSTFPDNWNWYHHQFLGSGSYGSNTWRPTSAVLSVENSKHPVTRPLPPVFRSSPNEWYRWENDLRKNPDIDILLAVDSSSFPLGTGPKAHEIWYNGYYPVAWSNKKYKMIYVNMGHNDIDYEHHTNKELSFTFGNTSQDKFIMEGLLWLGNQKINSGFKN; from the coding sequence ATGGCAAAATCCATATTGAAAGTAAAGTTCAGCGTAATTGCTTTCTATACGGCAAAAAATGATCGCGCCCATATCAGTTATGTTCATGAGGCCAATCGATGGTTTCCAAAAATGGCGGCTAAATATAATTTCAGTTACGACACGACCTCCAACTGGGCCAATATGAATGAAAAGTTTCTGGCCAGATACCAGATCGTTTTATTCCTTGATACCAGACCGGAAGATCCGGTTCAACGACTCGCCTTTCAGCAATACATGGAAAAAGGAGGTGCCTGGATGGGGTTTCATTTCGCGGCATTTTCCTTAGCCGGATCTACTTTCCCCGACAACTGGAACTGGTACCATCATCAGTTTCTTGGTTCAGGTTCCTATGGCAGTAATACCTGGCGGCCTACCTCAGCAGTTCTAAGCGTAGAAAACAGCAAACATCCGGTCACCAGACCGTTGCCCCCTGTCTTCAGGTCCAGCCCTAATGAGTGGTACCGATGGGAAAATGATTTAAGAAAGAATCCGGATATCGATATTCTACTGGCTGTAGACAGTAGCAGTTTTCCATTAGGTACTGGCCCTAAAGCGCACGAGATCTGGTATAATGGCTATTATCCTGTGGCATGGAGCAATAAGAAATATAAAATGATTTACGTCAATATGGGGCATAATGACATCGACTATGAACATCATACCAATAAGGAATTATCATTTACCTTTGGCAATACCAGTCAGGACAAATTTATTATGGAAGGCCTGTTATGGCTTGGAAATCAAAAAATAAACTCAGGATTCAAGAACTAG